TGCTGGCGCTCAAAACCACGATAGGTCTCTCGCCCCACTGGGAGAATTTTGGAGCTCTAAAAACGCTCGCCGGGGCAATGGGGAAGGAGTTGCTTACCTTTGACATGGCCAATGGAAGCGACGCCTTAGCTGAATTTCTCGGTTCCCTCGGCGTTGATTACCTCATCGCTGGGGACGTTCTCCTTGAGGATCACAAGGTGTGGGTTGAAGCCCTCGCTGAGAAGGCCGGAATTAAGGCCCTTGAGCCATTATGGGGGAGGAACACCCTCGACCTTGCCCTCGAAATGCTCAGGGAAGGCCTTGAGTGGGCGATAATAGCCGTTGACAGGAAGAAATTGCCAAAAGAAGCGCTGACCTACACCTTCAGCTCAGAAAACGACCTGGAGGAATTTTTGAAAGCCTATCCCGGTGTTGACCCGATTGGAGAATTTGGAGAGTTCCACACGGTTGTCCTGGCATCGCCTCTTTTTGAGGGACGTTTCAAGCTCGCTGTAAACTCCTTCGAGGAGAGCGAGAGATACCACTGGGTTCGCTTTGGGTTGGTGAGAGCGTGAACGCCGAAGAACTCCTCCAAAAACTCGAAAGGTCCGGGATAACCCTAAAGGACATGCTTGACACGGCGATGGAGCTCTACGTTGGAGATGAGAGTGAGAAGGTAAGGAGAAGACTCAAGAGGGTTATGCTCCGCCACCTCAATGACATCAACGTTCAGGCCCTCCTTTTGTCGGCCCTTCTCCTTGAGGAGAACTTTAGGGTTGAAGGCGACCCTGTTAATCTGGTTGCGGACGAGCTCATCGGAATCAACATCGCGGAGTACATAGGCGGTAAAATGGCCCTCTTCAACTTCTTCTACTACGACACGAGAAAGCCGGGAATTCTCGCCGAGCTACCGCCTTTTTTGGACGATGCAATCGGAGGATTTATAGCGGGCTGTATGACAAGGCTTTTCCAGGAGGACTTTGAATGAAGAACATTCTCCCCTTCCTAACGCGGGTTCCTCTCAAAGGAGATTTCGAAAGGGCCCGGAATGAGCTCT
This DNA window, taken from Thermococcus sp., encodes the following:
- a CDS encoding ATP pyrophosphatase, which gives rise to LALKTTIGLSPHWENFGALKTLAGAMGKELLTFDMANGSDALAEFLGSLGVDYLIAGDVLLEDHKVWVEALAEKAGIKALEPLWGRNTLDLALEMLREGLEWAIIAVDRKKLPKEALTYTFSSENDLEEFLKAYPGVDPIGEFGEFHTVVLASPLFEGRFKLAVNSFEESERYHWVRFGLVRA
- the cobZ gene encoding alpha-ribazole phosphatase CobZ, producing MNAEELLQKLERSGITLKDMLDTAMELYVGDESEKVRRRLKRVMLRHLNDINVQALLLSALLLEENFRVEGDPVNLVADELIGINIAEYIGGKMALFNFFYYDTRKPGILAELPPFLDDAIGGFIAGCMTRLFQEDFE